A portion of the Pelodiscus sinensis isolate JC-2024 chromosome 20, ASM4963464v1, whole genome shotgun sequence genome contains these proteins:
- the MRPL12 gene encoding large ribosomal subunit protein bL12m codes for MLPARPLARPCLRALRLLPRQQLPGASAVRRLRTGSPHGAEALASAPLDGAPKEYSPKVQQLVQDIASLTLLEISDLNELLKKTLKIQDMGLMPMGGMMPPTAMQSAAQVEEEEEVVKKPEKIHFTVKLTEAKAVEKVKLIKEVKNCMQGLNLVQAKKLVESLPQEIKANVSKEEAEKIKAALEAAGGTVVLE; via the exons atgctgcccgcccgccccctggcccggccctgcctgcgggcgctgcgcctgctgccccg GCAGCAGCTGCCCGGAGCCAGCGCCGTGCGGAGGCTGAGGACCGGCAGCCCCCACGGGGCGGAGGCGCTGGCCAGCGCCCCCCTGGATGGCGCCCCCAAGGAATATTCCCCTAAGgtccagcagctggtgcaggacaTCGCCAGCCTGACGCTCCTGGAAATCTCAGACCTCAACGAGCTGCTGAAG AAGACACTGAAGATCCAGGACATGGGGCTGATGCCGATGGGTGGAATGATGCCCCCAACTGCAATGCAGTCAGCTGCTCAG gtagaagaggaggaggaggtcgtCAAGAAGCCGGAGAAGATTCATTTCACGGTCAAGCTGACTGAGGCGAAGGCGGTGGAGAAAGTCAAGCTGATCAAGGAAGTGAAGAACTGCATGCAGGGGCTGAACCTCGTGCAG GCGAAGAAACTGGTCGAGTCGCTTCCACAAGAAATCAAGGCCAACGTGTCCAAAGAGGAGGCGGAGAAGATCAAGGCCGCGCTGGAAGCCGCAGGCGGGACAGTGGTTCTGGAGTGA
- the HGS gene encoding hepatocyte growth factor-regulated tyrosine kinase substrate isoform X1 codes for MGRGGGTFERLLDKATSQLLLETDWESIMQICDMIRQGDTQAKYAVGAIKKKVNDKNPHVALYALEVMESVVKNCGQTVHDEVANKQTMEELKELFKRQVEVNVRNKILYLIQAWAHAFRNEPKYKVVQDTYQIMKVEGHVFPEFKESDAMFAAERAPDWVDAEECHRCRVQFGVVTRKHHCRACGQIFCGKCSSKCSTIPKFGIEKEVRVCEPCYELLNKKAEGKVAAPTELPPEYLTSPLSQQSQVSGWLQLGCSRRAVPFPAHCATEPLCLQLPPKRDETALQEEEELQLAIALSQSEAEEKERMRQKTSYSGYPKAEPAPVTSSAPPASSLYSSPVNSSAPLAEDIDPELARYLNRNYWEKKQEEVRKSPTPSAPLSLSEPAAQPGDGHPPPLGVVEQYQNGEAEESHEQFLRALQNAVSTFVNRMKSNHMRGRSITNDSAVLSLFQSINNLHPRLLDLLNQLDERRLHYEGLQDKLAQIRDARGALSALREEHREKLRRAAEEAERQRQIQLAQKLEIMRQKKQEYLEMQRQLAIQRLQEQEKERQMRLEQQKQTIQMRAQMPAFSLPYAQLQAMPAAGGVIYPPAGPTSFPGTFSPAGSVEGSPMHGVYMNQPAPGSAGPYAPMPVAGADPGMVGAYMYPAGGGQAAPQGQAAPTTTPAYSSYQPTPTQGYQGTPSQAPQPGTMGYMGYQPYNMQGLLSTLPGQEPALSSLPPQQPYLSGQQPMYQQMPPPAGPPQQQPPQQVPAPQSQGSSEAQLISFD; via the exons ATGGGACGAGGCGGCGGCACCTTCGAGCGGCTGCTGg ATAAAGCCACCAGTCAGCTTCTGCTGGAGACAGACTGGGAATCCATCATGCAGATCTGTGACATGATTCGTCAGGGAGACACTCA AGCTAAATATGCAGTCGGTGCGATCAAGAAGAAAGTCAATGACAAGAACCCCCATGTGGCGCTCTATGCACTAGAG GTCATGGAGTCTGTGGTCAAGAACTGTGGCCAGACAGTCCACGATGAGGTGGCCAATAAACAGACTATGGAGGAGCTGAAGGAGCTATTCAAG AGACAGGTGGAAGTGAACGTTCGCAATAAGATCCTGTACCTGATCCAGGCCTGGGCTCACGCCTTCCGCAACGAGCCCAAGTACAAGGTGGTGCAGGACACCTACCAGATCATGAAGGTGGAAG GTCACGTGTTCCCGGAATTCAAGGAGAGCGACGCCATGTTTGCTGCCGAAAGG GCGCCTGACTGGGTGGATGCCGAGGAGTGTCACCGCTGTCGAGTGCAGTTCGGGGTTGTGACCCGCAAG CATCACTGCCGGGCCTGTGGGCAGATCTTCTGCGGCAAGTGCTCCTCCAAGTGCTCCACCATCCCCAAGTTCGGCATCGAGAAGGAGGTGCGGGTGTGCGAGCCCTGCTACGAGCTGCTCAACAA GAAAGCGGAGGGCAAAGTGGCTGCCCCCACCGAGCTGCCCCCCGAGTACCTGACCAGCCCCCTGTCTCAGCAGTCCCAGGTAAGCGGCTGGCTGCAGCTTGGTTGCTCCCGCCGGGCCGTTCCCTTCCCTGCTCACTGTGCCACTGAGCCCCTCTGTCTGCAGCTGCCCCCCAAGCGGGACGAGACGgccctgcaggaggaggaggagctccaGCTGGCCATCGCCCTCTCGCAGTCGGAGGCGGAGGAGAAGGAGAGGATG AGACAGAAGACGAGCTACTCTGGGTACCCGAAGGCCGAGCCTGCGCCCGTCACCTCGTCCGCACCCCCGGCCAGCAGCCTCTACTCCTCGCCCGTG aACTCCTCTGCACCGCTGGCCGAGGACATCGATCCTGAG CTGGCTCGGTACCTGAACCGCAACTACTGGGAGAAGAAGCAGGAGGAGGTTCGCAAgagccccaccccctccgccccactgtccctctccgagccagcgGCCCAGCCAGGGGACGGGCATCCCCCCCCGCTCGGCGTGGTGGAG CAGTACCAGAAcggggaggcggaggagagccacGAGCAGTTCCTCAGGGCTCTGCAAAACGCCGTCAGCACCTTTGTCAACCGGATGAAGAGCAACCACATGCGCGGCCGCAGCATCACCAACGACTCGGCCGTGCTCTCCCTCTTCCAGTCCATCAACAACCTGCATCCCCGGCTGCTGGACCTGCTCAACCAGCTGGACGAGCGCAGGC tgcactacgagggcctgcaggacaagCTGGCACAGATCCGGGACGCCCGCGGGGCCCTGAGCGCCCTGCGGGAGGAGCACCGGGAGAAGCTGCGCCGGGCGGCCGAGGAGGCGGAGCGCCAGCGCCAGATCCAGCTGGCCCAGAAGCTGGAGATCATGAGGCAGAAGAAGCAG GAGTACCTGGAGATGCAGCGGCAGTTGGCCATCCAGCGGCTgcaggagcaggagaaggagcGGCAGATGCGcctggagcagcagaagcagacgATCCAGATGAGAGCCCAGATGCCAGCTTTCTCCCTGCCCTATGCCCAG CTCCAGGCCATGCCAGCAGCCGGAGGAGTGATCTACCCGCCGGCCGGGCCCACCAGCTTCCCGGGCACCTTCAGCCCGGCGGGCTCCGTGGAGGGCTCTCCCATGCACGGCGTGTACATGAACCAGCCCGCGCCAGGCAGCGCCGGCCCCTACGCACCCATGCCCGTCGCCGGGGCAG ACCCTGGCATGGTGGGTGCCTACATGTACCCGGCAGGAGGCGGGCAGGCAGCGCCCCAAGGACAGGCGGCTCCCACCACTACCCCAGCCTACTCCTCCTACCAGCCCACCCCGACCCAGGGCTACCAG GGCACCCCCTCACAGGCCCCCCAGCCCGGCACCATGGGCTACATGGGCTACCAGCCCTACAACATGCAG GGCCTGCTGTCGACCCTCcctgggcaggagccagccctgAGCAGCCTGCCCCCGCAGCAGCCCTACCTCTCGGGACAGCAGCCCATGTACCAGCAG ATGCcgcccccagcagggcccccccagcagcagccgccgcaGCAGGTCCCAGCGccgcagagccagggcagcagcgAGGCCCAGCTCATCTCCTTCGACTGA
- the HGS gene encoding hepatocyte growth factor-regulated tyrosine kinase substrate isoform X4 encodes MGRGGGTFERLLDKATSQLLLETDWESIMQICDMIRQGDTQAKYAVGAIKKKVNDKNPHVALYALEVMESVVKNCGQTVHDEVANKQTMEELKELFKRQVEVNVRNKILYLIQAWAHAFRNEPKYKVVQDTYQIMKVEGHVFPEFKESDAMFAAERAPDWVDAEECHRCRVQFGVVTRKHHCRACGQIFCGKCSSKCSTIPKFGIEKEVRVCEPCYELLNKKAEGKVAAPTELPPEYLTSPLSQQSQRQKTSYSGYPKAEPAPVTSSAPPASSLYSSPVNSSAPLAEDIDPELARYLNRNYWEKKQEEVRKSPTPSAPLSLSEPAAQPGDGHPPPLGVVEQYQNGEAEESHEQFLRALQNAVSTFVNRMKSNHMRGRSITNDSAVLSLFQSINNLHPRLLDLLNQLDERRLHYEGLQDKLAQIRDARGALSALREEHREKLRRAAEEAERQRQIQLAQKLEIMRQKKQEYLEMQRQLAIQRLQEQEKERQMRLEQQKQTIQMRAQMPAFSLPYAQLQAMPAAGGVIYPPAGPTSFPGTFSPAGSVEGSPMHGVYMNQPAPGSAGPYAPMPVAGADPGMVGAYMYPAGGGQAAPQGQAAPTTTPAYSSYQPTPTQGYQGTPSQAPQPGTMGYMGYQPYNMQGLLSTLPGQEPALSSLPPQQPYLSGQQPMYQQMPPPAGPPQQQPPQQVPAPQSQGSSEAQLISFD; translated from the exons ATGGGACGAGGCGGCGGCACCTTCGAGCGGCTGCTGg ATAAAGCCACCAGTCAGCTTCTGCTGGAGACAGACTGGGAATCCATCATGCAGATCTGTGACATGATTCGTCAGGGAGACACTCA AGCTAAATATGCAGTCGGTGCGATCAAGAAGAAAGTCAATGACAAGAACCCCCATGTGGCGCTCTATGCACTAGAG GTCATGGAGTCTGTGGTCAAGAACTGTGGCCAGACAGTCCACGATGAGGTGGCCAATAAACAGACTATGGAGGAGCTGAAGGAGCTATTCAAG AGACAGGTGGAAGTGAACGTTCGCAATAAGATCCTGTACCTGATCCAGGCCTGGGCTCACGCCTTCCGCAACGAGCCCAAGTACAAGGTGGTGCAGGACACCTACCAGATCATGAAGGTGGAAG GTCACGTGTTCCCGGAATTCAAGGAGAGCGACGCCATGTTTGCTGCCGAAAGG GCGCCTGACTGGGTGGATGCCGAGGAGTGTCACCGCTGTCGAGTGCAGTTCGGGGTTGTGACCCGCAAG CATCACTGCCGGGCCTGTGGGCAGATCTTCTGCGGCAAGTGCTCCTCCAAGTGCTCCACCATCCCCAAGTTCGGCATCGAGAAGGAGGTGCGGGTGTGCGAGCCCTGCTACGAGCTGCTCAACAA GAAAGCGGAGGGCAAAGTGGCTGCCCCCACCGAGCTGCCCCCCGAGTACCTGACCAGCCCCCTGTCTCAGCAGTCCCAG AGACAGAAGACGAGCTACTCTGGGTACCCGAAGGCCGAGCCTGCGCCCGTCACCTCGTCCGCACCCCCGGCCAGCAGCCTCTACTCCTCGCCCGTG aACTCCTCTGCACCGCTGGCCGAGGACATCGATCCTGAG CTGGCTCGGTACCTGAACCGCAACTACTGGGAGAAGAAGCAGGAGGAGGTTCGCAAgagccccaccccctccgccccactgtccctctccgagccagcgGCCCAGCCAGGGGACGGGCATCCCCCCCCGCTCGGCGTGGTGGAG CAGTACCAGAAcggggaggcggaggagagccacGAGCAGTTCCTCAGGGCTCTGCAAAACGCCGTCAGCACCTTTGTCAACCGGATGAAGAGCAACCACATGCGCGGCCGCAGCATCACCAACGACTCGGCCGTGCTCTCCCTCTTCCAGTCCATCAACAACCTGCATCCCCGGCTGCTGGACCTGCTCAACCAGCTGGACGAGCGCAGGC tgcactacgagggcctgcaggacaagCTGGCACAGATCCGGGACGCCCGCGGGGCCCTGAGCGCCCTGCGGGAGGAGCACCGGGAGAAGCTGCGCCGGGCGGCCGAGGAGGCGGAGCGCCAGCGCCAGATCCAGCTGGCCCAGAAGCTGGAGATCATGAGGCAGAAGAAGCAG GAGTACCTGGAGATGCAGCGGCAGTTGGCCATCCAGCGGCTgcaggagcaggagaaggagcGGCAGATGCGcctggagcagcagaagcagacgATCCAGATGAGAGCCCAGATGCCAGCTTTCTCCCTGCCCTATGCCCAG CTCCAGGCCATGCCAGCAGCCGGAGGAGTGATCTACCCGCCGGCCGGGCCCACCAGCTTCCCGGGCACCTTCAGCCCGGCGGGCTCCGTGGAGGGCTCTCCCATGCACGGCGTGTACATGAACCAGCCCGCGCCAGGCAGCGCCGGCCCCTACGCACCCATGCCCGTCGCCGGGGCAG ACCCTGGCATGGTGGGTGCCTACATGTACCCGGCAGGAGGCGGGCAGGCAGCGCCCCAAGGACAGGCGGCTCCCACCACTACCCCAGCCTACTCCTCCTACCAGCCCACCCCGACCCAGGGCTACCAG GGCACCCCCTCACAGGCCCCCCAGCCCGGCACCATGGGCTACATGGGCTACCAGCCCTACAACATGCAG GGCCTGCTGTCGACCCTCcctgggcaggagccagccctgAGCAGCCTGCCCCCGCAGCAGCCCTACCTCTCGGGACAGCAGCCCATGTACCAGCAG ATGCcgcccccagcagggcccccccagcagcagccgccgcaGCAGGTCCCAGCGccgcagagccagggcagcagcgAGGCCCAGCTCATCTCCTTCGACTGA
- the HGS gene encoding hepatocyte growth factor-regulated tyrosine kinase substrate isoform X2, with translation MGRGGGTFERLLDKATSQLLLETDWESIMQICDMIRQGDTQAKYAVGAIKKKVNDKNPHVALYALEVMESVVKNCGQTVHDEVANKQTMEELKELFKRQVEVNVRNKILYLIQAWAHAFRNEPKYKVVQDTYQIMKVEGHVFPEFKESDAMFAAERAPDWVDAEECHRCRVQFGVVTRKHHCRACGQIFCGKCSSKCSTIPKFGIEKEVRVCEPCYELLNKKAEGKVAAPTELPPEYLTSPLSQQSQLPPKRDETALQEEEELQLAIALSQSEAEEKERMRQKTSYSGYPKAEPAPVTSSAPPASSLYSSPVNSSAPLAEDIDPELARYLNRNYWEKKQEEVRKSPTPSAPLSLSEPAAQPGDGHPPPLGVVEQYQNGEAEESHEQFLRALQNAVSTFVNRMKSNHMRGRSITNDSAVLSLFQSINNLHPRLLDLLNQLDERRLHYEGLQDKLAQIRDARGALSALREEHREKLRRAAEEAERQRQIQLAQKLEIMRQKKQEYLEMQRQLAIQRLQEQEKERQMRLEQQKQTIQMRAQMPAFSLPYAQLQAMPAAGGVIYPPAGPTSFPGTFSPAGSVEGSPMHGVYMNQPAPGSAGPYAPMPVAGADPGMVGAYMYPAGGGQAAPQGQAAPTTTPAYSSYQPTPTQGYQGTPSQAPQPGTMGYMGYQPYNMQGLLSTLPGQEPALSSLPPQQPYLSGQQPMYQQMPPPAGPPQQQPPQQVPAPQSQGSSEAQLISFD, from the exons ATGGGACGAGGCGGCGGCACCTTCGAGCGGCTGCTGg ATAAAGCCACCAGTCAGCTTCTGCTGGAGACAGACTGGGAATCCATCATGCAGATCTGTGACATGATTCGTCAGGGAGACACTCA AGCTAAATATGCAGTCGGTGCGATCAAGAAGAAAGTCAATGACAAGAACCCCCATGTGGCGCTCTATGCACTAGAG GTCATGGAGTCTGTGGTCAAGAACTGTGGCCAGACAGTCCACGATGAGGTGGCCAATAAACAGACTATGGAGGAGCTGAAGGAGCTATTCAAG AGACAGGTGGAAGTGAACGTTCGCAATAAGATCCTGTACCTGATCCAGGCCTGGGCTCACGCCTTCCGCAACGAGCCCAAGTACAAGGTGGTGCAGGACACCTACCAGATCATGAAGGTGGAAG GTCACGTGTTCCCGGAATTCAAGGAGAGCGACGCCATGTTTGCTGCCGAAAGG GCGCCTGACTGGGTGGATGCCGAGGAGTGTCACCGCTGTCGAGTGCAGTTCGGGGTTGTGACCCGCAAG CATCACTGCCGGGCCTGTGGGCAGATCTTCTGCGGCAAGTGCTCCTCCAAGTGCTCCACCATCCCCAAGTTCGGCATCGAGAAGGAGGTGCGGGTGTGCGAGCCCTGCTACGAGCTGCTCAACAA GAAAGCGGAGGGCAAAGTGGCTGCCCCCACCGAGCTGCCCCCCGAGTACCTGACCAGCCCCCTGTCTCAGCAGTCCCAG CTGCCCCCCAAGCGGGACGAGACGgccctgcaggaggaggaggagctccaGCTGGCCATCGCCCTCTCGCAGTCGGAGGCGGAGGAGAAGGAGAGGATG AGACAGAAGACGAGCTACTCTGGGTACCCGAAGGCCGAGCCTGCGCCCGTCACCTCGTCCGCACCCCCGGCCAGCAGCCTCTACTCCTCGCCCGTG aACTCCTCTGCACCGCTGGCCGAGGACATCGATCCTGAG CTGGCTCGGTACCTGAACCGCAACTACTGGGAGAAGAAGCAGGAGGAGGTTCGCAAgagccccaccccctccgccccactgtccctctccgagccagcgGCCCAGCCAGGGGACGGGCATCCCCCCCCGCTCGGCGTGGTGGAG CAGTACCAGAAcggggaggcggaggagagccacGAGCAGTTCCTCAGGGCTCTGCAAAACGCCGTCAGCACCTTTGTCAACCGGATGAAGAGCAACCACATGCGCGGCCGCAGCATCACCAACGACTCGGCCGTGCTCTCCCTCTTCCAGTCCATCAACAACCTGCATCCCCGGCTGCTGGACCTGCTCAACCAGCTGGACGAGCGCAGGC tgcactacgagggcctgcaggacaagCTGGCACAGATCCGGGACGCCCGCGGGGCCCTGAGCGCCCTGCGGGAGGAGCACCGGGAGAAGCTGCGCCGGGCGGCCGAGGAGGCGGAGCGCCAGCGCCAGATCCAGCTGGCCCAGAAGCTGGAGATCATGAGGCAGAAGAAGCAG GAGTACCTGGAGATGCAGCGGCAGTTGGCCATCCAGCGGCTgcaggagcaggagaaggagcGGCAGATGCGcctggagcagcagaagcagacgATCCAGATGAGAGCCCAGATGCCAGCTTTCTCCCTGCCCTATGCCCAG CTCCAGGCCATGCCAGCAGCCGGAGGAGTGATCTACCCGCCGGCCGGGCCCACCAGCTTCCCGGGCACCTTCAGCCCGGCGGGCTCCGTGGAGGGCTCTCCCATGCACGGCGTGTACATGAACCAGCCCGCGCCAGGCAGCGCCGGCCCCTACGCACCCATGCCCGTCGCCGGGGCAG ACCCTGGCATGGTGGGTGCCTACATGTACCCGGCAGGAGGCGGGCAGGCAGCGCCCCAAGGACAGGCGGCTCCCACCACTACCCCAGCCTACTCCTCCTACCAGCCCACCCCGACCCAGGGCTACCAG GGCACCCCCTCACAGGCCCCCCAGCCCGGCACCATGGGCTACATGGGCTACCAGCCCTACAACATGCAG GGCCTGCTGTCGACCCTCcctgggcaggagccagccctgAGCAGCCTGCCCCCGCAGCAGCCCTACCTCTCGGGACAGCAGCCCATGTACCAGCAG ATGCcgcccccagcagggcccccccagcagcagccgccgcaGCAGGTCCCAGCGccgcagagccagggcagcagcgAGGCCCAGCTCATCTCCTTCGACTGA
- the HGS gene encoding hepatocyte growth factor-regulated tyrosine kinase substrate isoform X3 yields MGRGGGTFERLLDKATSQLLLETDWESIMQICDMIRQGDTQAKYAVGAIKKKVNDKNPHVALYALEVMESVVKNCGQTVHDEVANKQTMEELKELFKRQVEVNVRNKILYLIQAWAHAFRNEPKYKVVQDTYQIMKVEGHVFPEFKESDAMFAAERAPDWVDAEECHRCRVQFGVVTRKHHCRACGQIFCGKCSSKCSTIPKFGIEKEVRVCEPCYELLNKKAEGKVAAPTELPPEYLTSPLSQQSQLPPKRDETALQEEEELQLAIALSQSEAEEKERMRQKTSYSGYPKAEPAPVTSSAPPASSLYSSPVNSSAPLAEDIDPELARYLNRNYWEKKQEEVRKSPTPSAPLSLSEPAAQPGDGHPPPLGVVEYQNGEAEESHEQFLRALQNAVSTFVNRMKSNHMRGRSITNDSAVLSLFQSINNLHPRLLDLLNQLDERRLHYEGLQDKLAQIRDARGALSALREEHREKLRRAAEEAERQRQIQLAQKLEIMRQKKQEYLEMQRQLAIQRLQEQEKERQMRLEQQKQTIQMRAQMPAFSLPYAQLQAMPAAGGVIYPPAGPTSFPGTFSPAGSVEGSPMHGVYMNQPAPGSAGPYAPMPVAGADPGMVGAYMYPAGGGQAAPQGQAAPTTTPAYSSYQPTPTQGYQGTPSQAPQPGTMGYMGYQPYNMQGLLSTLPGQEPALSSLPPQQPYLSGQQPMYQQMPPPAGPPQQQPPQQVPAPQSQGSSEAQLISFD; encoded by the exons ATGGGACGAGGCGGCGGCACCTTCGAGCGGCTGCTGg ATAAAGCCACCAGTCAGCTTCTGCTGGAGACAGACTGGGAATCCATCATGCAGATCTGTGACATGATTCGTCAGGGAGACACTCA AGCTAAATATGCAGTCGGTGCGATCAAGAAGAAAGTCAATGACAAGAACCCCCATGTGGCGCTCTATGCACTAGAG GTCATGGAGTCTGTGGTCAAGAACTGTGGCCAGACAGTCCACGATGAGGTGGCCAATAAACAGACTATGGAGGAGCTGAAGGAGCTATTCAAG AGACAGGTGGAAGTGAACGTTCGCAATAAGATCCTGTACCTGATCCAGGCCTGGGCTCACGCCTTCCGCAACGAGCCCAAGTACAAGGTGGTGCAGGACACCTACCAGATCATGAAGGTGGAAG GTCACGTGTTCCCGGAATTCAAGGAGAGCGACGCCATGTTTGCTGCCGAAAGG GCGCCTGACTGGGTGGATGCCGAGGAGTGTCACCGCTGTCGAGTGCAGTTCGGGGTTGTGACCCGCAAG CATCACTGCCGGGCCTGTGGGCAGATCTTCTGCGGCAAGTGCTCCTCCAAGTGCTCCACCATCCCCAAGTTCGGCATCGAGAAGGAGGTGCGGGTGTGCGAGCCCTGCTACGAGCTGCTCAACAA GAAAGCGGAGGGCAAAGTGGCTGCCCCCACCGAGCTGCCCCCCGAGTACCTGACCAGCCCCCTGTCTCAGCAGTCCCAG CTGCCCCCCAAGCGGGACGAGACGgccctgcaggaggaggaggagctccaGCTGGCCATCGCCCTCTCGCAGTCGGAGGCGGAGGAGAAGGAGAGGATG AGACAGAAGACGAGCTACTCTGGGTACCCGAAGGCCGAGCCTGCGCCCGTCACCTCGTCCGCACCCCCGGCCAGCAGCCTCTACTCCTCGCCCGTG aACTCCTCTGCACCGCTGGCCGAGGACATCGATCCTGAG CTGGCTCGGTACCTGAACCGCAACTACTGGGAGAAGAAGCAGGAGGAGGTTCGCAAgagccccaccccctccgccccactgtccctctccgagccagcgGCCCAGCCAGGGGACGGGCATCCCCCCCCGCTCGGCGTGGTGGAG TACCAGAAcggggaggcggaggagagccacGAGCAGTTCCTCAGGGCTCTGCAAAACGCCGTCAGCACCTTTGTCAACCGGATGAAGAGCAACCACATGCGCGGCCGCAGCATCACCAACGACTCGGCCGTGCTCTCCCTCTTCCAGTCCATCAACAACCTGCATCCCCGGCTGCTGGACCTGCTCAACCAGCTGGACGAGCGCAGGC tgcactacgagggcctgcaggacaagCTGGCACAGATCCGGGACGCCCGCGGGGCCCTGAGCGCCCTGCGGGAGGAGCACCGGGAGAAGCTGCGCCGGGCGGCCGAGGAGGCGGAGCGCCAGCGCCAGATCCAGCTGGCCCAGAAGCTGGAGATCATGAGGCAGAAGAAGCAG GAGTACCTGGAGATGCAGCGGCAGTTGGCCATCCAGCGGCTgcaggagcaggagaaggagcGGCAGATGCGcctggagcagcagaagcagacgATCCAGATGAGAGCCCAGATGCCAGCTTTCTCCCTGCCCTATGCCCAG CTCCAGGCCATGCCAGCAGCCGGAGGAGTGATCTACCCGCCGGCCGGGCCCACCAGCTTCCCGGGCACCTTCAGCCCGGCGGGCTCCGTGGAGGGCTCTCCCATGCACGGCGTGTACATGAACCAGCCCGCGCCAGGCAGCGCCGGCCCCTACGCACCCATGCCCGTCGCCGGGGCAG ACCCTGGCATGGTGGGTGCCTACATGTACCCGGCAGGAGGCGGGCAGGCAGCGCCCCAAGGACAGGCGGCTCCCACCACTACCCCAGCCTACTCCTCCTACCAGCCCACCCCGACCCAGGGCTACCAG GGCACCCCCTCACAGGCCCCCCAGCCCGGCACCATGGGCTACATGGGCTACCAGCCCTACAACATGCAG GGCCTGCTGTCGACCCTCcctgggcaggagccagccctgAGCAGCCTGCCCCCGCAGCAGCCCTACCTCTCGGGACAGCAGCCCATGTACCAGCAG ATGCcgcccccagcagggcccccccagcagcagccgccgcaGCAGGTCCCAGCGccgcagagccagggcagcagcgAGGCCCAGCTCATCTCCTTCGACTGA